One part of the Bacillus solimangrovi genome encodes these proteins:
- the prmC gene encoding peptide chain release factor N(5)-glutamine methyltransferase — MTKSFSKVYEALNWASSFLKESGREGEAATVLLCYRLGFTRSELYLNMRESFPQEKVELFVTDVERHVSGTPVQYITGFEEFYGRKFQVNNDVLIPRPETEELIEGVIKRLPSNKDHLRIVDVGTGSGIIAVTMTLEVEEAEVSAVDLSPKALRVAKDNAQKLGANVDFYEGSFLEPLIKVGKHVDVVISNPPYIPRAEVETLSDIVKDQEPRLALEGGEDGLSCYRDIVSQLPQVVASSAFVAFEIGSGQGKDLRSIISSAFPNAKIEIEFDINGKERMVFALLNN, encoded by the coding sequence ATGACAAAGTCATTTTCCAAAGTGTATGAAGCCCTGAATTGGGCTTCTTCTTTTTTAAAGGAATCAGGGCGTGAAGGTGAAGCTGCAACGGTGTTGTTGTGTTATCGCCTTGGATTTACACGTAGCGAACTATATTTAAATATGCGTGAATCATTTCCACAAGAAAAGGTAGAATTATTTGTTACAGATGTGGAGCGTCATGTTTCCGGTACCCCTGTTCAATACATTACAGGGTTTGAAGAATTTTATGGACGGAAGTTTCAAGTGAATAACGATGTGCTCATTCCACGTCCAGAAACAGAAGAACTAATTGAAGGTGTGATAAAACGTCTTCCGTCAAATAAAGATCATTTGCGGATCGTAGATGTCGGAACAGGAAGTGGCATCATTGCTGTTACGATGACACTGGAGGTAGAAGAGGCGGAAGTGTCTGCAGTGGATTTATCTCCAAAAGCGTTACGAGTAGCAAAGGACAATGCGCAAAAGTTAGGGGCAAATGTTGATTTTTATGAAGGTAGCTTCTTAGAACCTTTAATTAAAGTTGGGAAACATGTGGATGTAGTTATCTCTAATCCGCCATATATTCCAAGGGCGGAAGTTGAAACTCTCTCAGATATTGTAAAGGATCAAGAGCCACGTCTTGCATTAGAGGGAGGAGAAGATGGTTTGTCATGTTATCGAGACATTGTATCTCAACTACCTCAAGTTGTAGCATCTTCAGCATTCGTTGCATTTGAAATTGGTTCAGGTCAAGGGAAGGATTTAAGAAGTATAATTTCTTCAGCATTTCCTAATGCAAAAATCGAAATCGAATTCGATATTAATGGGAAAGAGCGGATGGTTTTTGCGTTGTTGAACAATTGA
- the spoIIR gene encoding stage II sporulation protein R, with translation MRKLAIIYFILSYVGVLLFQQFEVQASESNQYDLRIPQEAIRLRILANSDSIKDQQLKRAVRDAVNQEINQWVENLSSIEEARTLIKENDQEIAMVVNDVLAEKQSDQVYKVEIKNAEFPTKMYGQYIYPAGTYEAVVITLGEGKGANWWCVLFPPLCFLDFSNSDAVAAETTEDQSIEEEQEPQVKFFILEWLKNLFTS, from the coding sequence ATGAGAAAGTTAGCTATTATTTATTTTATATTATCATATGTAGGTGTTTTATTATTTCAGCAATTTGAAGTGCAAGCATCAGAGAGTAATCAGTATGATTTAAGAATTCCTCAAGAAGCGATACGTCTACGAATTCTAGCAAATAGTGATTCTATTAAAGACCAACAGTTGAAGAGGGCTGTGCGAGACGCTGTGAATCAGGAAATTAATCAGTGGGTGGAAAACTTATCTTCAATTGAAGAAGCAAGAACATTGATTAAAGAGAATGATCAAGAGATTGCTATGGTTGTAAATGATGTTTTGGCAGAAAAACAAAGTGACCAAGTATACAAAGTAGAAATAAAAAATGCAGAGTTTCCAACAAAAATGTATGGCCAATATATTTACCCAGCGGGAACATATGAAGCAGTAGTGATAACATTAGGCGAAGGAAAAGGAGCAAATTGGTGGTGTGTATTGTTTCCGCCATTATGTTTTCTAGATTTCTCTAATAGTGACGCAGTAGCTGCAGAGACTACAGAAGATCAATCTATTGAAGAAGAACAAGAACCACAAGTAAAGTTTTTCATTTTAGAATGGTTAAAGAATTTATTCACAAGTTAA
- a CDS encoding L-threonylcarbamoyladenylate synthase → MDKYNTNQWKIDSKLKQLTSHPQIQEAAMWIKNNEVVAFPTETVYGLGANALADDAVEKIFTAKGRPNDNPLIVHIASQQQLSELVSEVTEVAQKLINHFWPGPLTIVVNSNGKASNKVTAGLSTVAVRMPAHPVALALIEASGLPLAAPSANRSGKPSPTIAAHVFADLDGKIAGIIDGGITGVGLESTVLDLTGEVPMILRPGGVTKTEIERVIGKVIVDPSLVEAKEVPKSPGMKYTHYAPDAPLFIVNGDKIKLQDFVNQAQKQGKKVGVLTTEEDQYFYEADVVLPCGSRQDLSSVARSLYHVLREFDLQDLDVIYSESFPKVDVGEAVMNRLLKAAGNRII, encoded by the coding sequence GTGGATAAATATAACACAAACCAGTGGAAAATTGATAGTAAACTAAAGCAACTCACAAGTCATCCACAAATTCAAGAAGCAGCAATGTGGATAAAAAACAATGAGGTAGTTGCTTTTCCAACAGAGACAGTATACGGATTGGGTGCAAATGCGTTAGCAGATGATGCAGTGGAAAAAATATTTACAGCTAAAGGGAGACCAAATGATAATCCACTAATTGTCCACATTGCTAGTCAACAACAGCTAAGTGAATTAGTTAGTGAAGTAACAGAGGTTGCACAGAAATTAATTAATCATTTTTGGCCTGGTCCATTAACGATCGTTGTTAATTCTAACGGAAAGGCATCTAATAAAGTTACGGCTGGTCTATCGACAGTTGCAGTGAGGATGCCTGCTCATCCTGTTGCGCTAGCTCTAATTGAAGCTTCAGGTCTTCCTCTTGCAGCACCTAGTGCAAACCGTTCAGGAAAACCGAGTCCAACAATAGCTGCTCACGTTTTTGCTGATTTAGATGGTAAGATTGCAGGTATTATAGATGGAGGTATAACAGGTGTTGGTCTTGAGTCAACGGTTCTAGACTTAACGGGTGAAGTTCCAATGATTCTTCGTCCAGGTGGAGTGACAAAAACTGAAATTGAACGAGTTATTGGAAAGGTAATAGTCGATCCGTCTTTAGTTGAAGCGAAAGAAGTACCAAAATCTCCAGGTATGAAATATACGCATTATGCTCCAGACGCACCACTCTTCATTGTGAATGGAGATAAAATTAAGCTTCAAGATTTTGTTAATCAAGCGCAAAAGCAAGGTAAAAAAGTGGGAGTTTTGACAACAGAAGAGGATCAATATTTTTATGAAGCCGATGTTGTATTACCTTGTGGAAGTCGTCAAGATTTATCATCTGTAGCTCGAAGCCTTTATCATGTATTAAGAGAGTTTGATTTACAAGATCTTGATGTAATATATAGTGAAAGTTTTCCGAAGGTGGACGTAGGAGAAGCGGTGATGAACCGTTTGTTAAAGGCTGCAGGAAATCGAATTATCTAA
- a CDS encoding manganese efflux pump MntP family protein → MNVSEWVFELFTLGVMAFALGMDAFSVGLGMGMLKLRLSRIFFIGIIIGLFHIIMPLAGMLCGNLVSAHFGGIAAYIGGGLLLILGFQMIMSSFRSDSGVLIMPVGVGLIVFALSVSLDSFSVGLSLGIYGARIIIAAIVFGIISTILTWLGLILGRKVQDWVGSYGEALGGSILFAIGLKLIFM, encoded by the coding sequence ATGAATGTGTCTGAATGGGTATTTGAGCTTTTTACACTTGGTGTAATGGCTTTCGCATTAGGGATGGATGCTTTTTCTGTAGGGTTAGGTATGGGGATGCTGAAACTTCGACTAAGCAGAATTTTTTTCATTGGTATTATTATAGGATTATTTCATATTATTATGCCGCTAGCTGGTATGCTTTGTGGAAATCTCGTTTCTGCACATTTTGGAGGTATTGCAGCATATATAGGTGGAGGACTCTTATTAATTTTAGGATTTCAGATGATTATGTCATCATTTCGTTCAGATAGTGGCGTTTTAATTATGCCTGTTGGTGTAGGTTTAATTGTTTTTGCATTAAGTGTTAGTCTAGATAGTTTTTCGGTCGGATTAAGTTTAGGTATATATGGGGCTCGAATTATTATAGCGGCAATTGTATTCGGTATTATTAGTACAATTTTGACATGGTTAGGACTAATTCTTGGAAGGAAAGTCCAAGACTGGGTAGGTTCATACGGTGAAGCGTTAGGTGGAAGTATTTTGTTTGCAATTGGATTAAAGCTTATATTTATGTAA
- a CDS encoding low molecular weight protein arginine phosphatase, with the protein MKKILFVCTGNTCRSPMAEAIFNAKTGETFEAKSAGIFAAQGSSASPQAIQVLKEKDIDFSHSSRILDRDLLEWADVILTMTSGHKQVIKQQYPNVAEKVHVLQQFVDIDSDLVDISDPYGGSVSIYRQTSGEIESAINKLIVQLTKS; encoded by the coding sequence ATGAAGAAGATATTGTTTGTGTGTACCGGTAATACGTGCAGAAGTCCGATGGCGGAAGCGATATTTAATGCTAAGACAGGTGAAACATTTGAAGCGAAATCAGCAGGCATCTTTGCTGCGCAAGGTAGTTCAGCTTCACCACAAGCAATTCAGGTATTAAAAGAAAAGGATATTGATTTTAGTCATTCTTCTAGAATACTTGATCGAGATTTATTGGAGTGGGCTGATGTTATATTAACAATGACAAGTGGACATAAGCAAGTAATAAAACAGCAATATCCTAACGTTGCTGAAAAAGTACATGTATTACAGCAGTTTGTGGATATAGATAGTGATCTTGTTGATATTTCCGATCCTTATGGTGGCTCTGTTTCAATATATCGTCAAACGAGTGGGGAAATCGAAAGTGCGATTAATAAGTTAATTGTTCAACTTACAAAATCATAG
- a CDS encoding methyl-accepting chemotaxis protein has translation MTTYEIAQGADRSAISVQGVTESMEYLTSVSSQVRENANHSHKLTEEMVMVLNNSNDTVHQLVEDIKGLAKENQLSLNAVETLDQHAQEIGRIVGLVGSLSEQTNLLALNASIEAARAGEHGKGFAVVAEEVRNLADASGQAVQEITQLVNTVQSETVHVVKLMTKQVETANHAALEGGSVNEAVRNTTELVHEVERSAKTIAELSEKQQERIQQTTEQTQEVAAIAEETSAGTQQVAAAAEEQREMIKEIEDISKTLQLQAQMLKETIHQFTINEE, from the coding sequence ATGACAACTTATGAGATTGCCCAAGGAGCAGACCGCTCTGCTATATCGGTACAAGGTGTAACGGAATCGATGGAATATCTTACGTCAGTGTCGTCTCAAGTAAGGGAAAATGCTAATCATTCACATAAATTAACTGAAGAGATGGTAATGGTATTGAATAACAGTAACGATACAGTTCATCAACTTGTTGAAGATATTAAAGGGTTAGCGAAAGAAAACCAGCTTTCACTCAATGCTGTTGAGACTTTGGATCAACATGCTCAGGAAATTGGTAGAATTGTAGGTTTGGTTGGTAGTTTATCTGAGCAAACTAACTTGCTCGCGTTGAATGCTTCAATAGAAGCAGCACGTGCTGGAGAACATGGTAAAGGTTTTGCAGTCGTTGCTGAAGAGGTACGTAATCTAGCTGATGCGAGTGGACAAGCTGTTCAAGAAATTACTCAACTAGTCAATACCGTACAAAGTGAGACAGTACATGTTGTTAAGTTGATGACGAAACAGGTTGAAACAGCTAATCATGCCGCATTAGAGGGTGGGTCTGTAAATGAGGCTGTTAGAAATACAACTGAATTAGTACATGAAGTAGAGCGTTCTGCAAAAACTATAGCAGAATTATCAGAGAAACAACAAGAGCGTATTCAGCAAACCACTGAACAGACACAAGAAGTAGCTGCAATCGCCGAAGAAACTTCAGCTGGTACACAACAAGTTGCAGCAGCAGCTGAAGAACAACGTGAAATGATTAAAGAAATTGAAGATATTTCGAAGACTTTGCAGTTACAAGCACAAATGTTGAAAGAAACGATACATCAGTTCACAATTAATGAAGAGTAG
- the rpiB gene encoding ribose 5-phosphate isomerase B — MKVAIGSDHGGLKLREEIKSLMDEMNIEYQDFGCECDTSVDYPDYGLPVAEKVASGEFDRGILICGTGIGMSIAANKVKGIRCALVHDTFSAKATRQHNDSNVLAMGERVIGPGLAREIAELWLKTEFEGGRHEKRIAKITEYEG, encoded by the coding sequence ATGAAAGTTGCAATTGGTTCAGATCATGGTGGTCTAAAACTTAGAGAAGAAATAAAAAGTCTTATGGATGAAATGAATATCGAGTATCAAGACTTTGGGTGTGAGTGTGATACGTCGGTTGATTACCCTGATTATGGGTTACCAGTAGCTGAAAAAGTAGCTAGTGGTGAATTTGATAGAGGAATTCTTATTTGTGGAACAGGAATAGGTATGTCGATTGCTGCAAATAAAGTTAAAGGAATTCGTTGTGCGTTAGTTCATGACACATTTAGTGCGAAGGCAACTCGTCAACATAATGATAGCAATGTGCTGGCGATGGGTGAACGTGTTATTGGACCTGGTCTTGCCCGGGAAATTGCAGAGCTATGGTTGAAAACAGAATTTGAAGGTGGACGTCACGAGAAACGAATTGCTAAAATTACTGAATATGAAGGGTGA
- a CDS encoding TIGR01440 family protein — protein MNVNIIDIEHGLRRVLDEFQEAAQLSPGNIFVIGCSTSEVAGQHIGTAGTIEIAERLFAVFQSFKEKTGIHLAFQCCEHLNRAIVLEKKVVLQRNLEPVSVIPVANAGGSMATYAYNNMEDAIVVESIQADAGIDIGDTLIGMHLKAVAVPIRSEVKEIGYAHITMAKTRPKLIGGERAVYRSTEGARNCT, from the coding sequence ATGAATGTAAATATAATTGATATTGAACATGGGCTAAGGCGAGTGTTAGATGAGTTTCAAGAAGCTGCTCAACTTTCTCCAGGAAACATCTTTGTTATTGGATGTAGCACTAGTGAAGTTGCTGGACAGCATATTGGTACTGCAGGTACGATTGAAATTGCAGAGCGATTATTTGCTGTGTTTCAATCATTTAAGGAGAAGACAGGAATTCACCTTGCATTCCAATGTTGTGAGCATTTAAATCGTGCAATCGTTTTAGAGAAGAAGGTTGTTTTGCAACGTAACCTTGAACCTGTTTCAGTTATTCCTGTTGCCAATGCTGGAGGATCGATGGCTACTTATGCATATAACAATATGGAAGATGCTATAGTTGTCGAATCTATTCAAGCTGATGCAGGAATTGATATAGGAGATACATTAATAGGAATGCATCTGAAGGCTGTTGCCGTACCGATACGAAGCGAAGTAAAAGAGATTGGATATGCACATATTACGATGGCAAAAACACGTCCAAAGCTAATTGGTGGAGAACGAGCGGTTTACCGGTCAACAGAAGGTGCTCGAAATTGTACTTAA
- the glyA gene encoding serine hydroxymethyltransferase: protein MNHLQKQDKAVFESIQDELNRQREKIELIASENFVSEAVMEAQGSVLTNKYAEGYPGRRYYGGCEHVDVAENIARDRAKEIFGAEHVNVQPHSGAQANMAVYFTILEHGDTVLGMNLSHGGHLTHGSPVNFSGVQYNFVDYGVEEETGLINYDDVLAKAKEHQPKLIVAGASAYPRVIDFEKFREIADEVGAYLMVDMAHIAGLVAAGLHPNPVPYADFVTTTTHKTLRGPRGGMILSKEKYAKQIDKSIFPGLQGGPLMHVIAAKAVAFGEALDESFKVYAQNIINNAKALAEGLNAEGIKLVSNGTDNHLLLLDLRNLNITGKVAEKALDDIGITVNKNTIPFDPESPFVTSGIRIGTAAVTSRNFNEEDMGEIAKIIAMTLKNIEDEQVLQQAEQRVKALTSKFVLYPER, encoded by the coding sequence ATGAATCATTTACAAAAGCAAGATAAGGCAGTATTTGAATCCATTCAAGATGAATTGAACAGACAAAGAGAAAAGATCGAATTAATTGCTTCAGAGAACTTTGTAAGTGAGGCAGTTATGGAAGCTCAAGGATCAGTACTTACGAATAAGTATGCTGAAGGTTATCCAGGTCGTCGCTATTATGGTGGTTGTGAACATGTTGATGTTGCTGAAAATATTGCTCGTGATCGTGCGAAAGAAATCTTTGGAGCTGAGCACGTGAATGTTCAACCTCATTCGGGTGCCCAGGCGAATATGGCTGTTTATTTTACAATTTTAGAACATGGTGATACGGTTCTTGGTATGAATTTATCTCATGGTGGTCATTTAACACATGGTAGCCCTGTTAACTTTAGTGGTGTTCAATATAACTTTGTTGATTATGGAGTAGAGGAAGAAACGGGACTTATTAATTATGACGATGTTTTAGCGAAGGCGAAAGAGCATCAACCAAAGTTGATTGTAGCTGGTGCTAGTGCATATCCACGAGTGATTGATTTTGAGAAATTCCGTGAAATTGCTGATGAAGTAGGCGCATATCTTATGGTAGATATGGCGCATATTGCAGGTCTTGTTGCAGCTGGATTGCATCCTAATCCAGTACCTTATGCTGATTTTGTCACAACAACGACTCATAAGACGTTGCGCGGTCCACGTGGTGGAATGATCCTATCTAAGGAAAAATATGCAAAACAAATCGATAAATCTATTTTCCCAGGGCTTCAAGGTGGTCCACTTATGCATGTGATTGCCGCAAAAGCTGTTGCATTTGGTGAAGCGTTGGATGAATCGTTTAAAGTATATGCTCAAAATATTATCAATAATGCAAAAGCCTTAGCTGAAGGTTTGAATGCAGAAGGAATCAAACTTGTTTCTAATGGAACAGATAACCATTTACTATTATTGGATTTACGTAATCTGAATATTACGGGTAAAGTTGCTGAGAAGGCATTAGATGATATCGGAATTACAGTGAACAAAAATACAATACCGTTTGATCCTGAAAGTCCATTTGTAACAAGTGGTATTCGTATCGGTACAGCAGCTGTAACAAGCCGTAACTTCAATGAGGAAGACATGGGTGAAATTGCGAAGATCATTGCAATGACATTAAAAAATATTGAAGATGAGCAAGTATTACAGCAAGCAGAACAACGAGTTAAGGCTTTAACGAGTAAGTTTGTTCTTTATCCTGAACGCTAG
- the upp gene encoding uracil phosphoribosyltransferase, with protein MGKVYVFDHPLIQHKLTYIRDKNTGTKEFRELVDEVAGLMAFEITRDLPLEEVEVETPVTHAKSKVLAGKKLGLVPILRAGLGMVDGILKLIPAAKVGHVGLYRDPETLKPVEYYVKLPSDIEERELIVLDPMLATGGSASEAITSLKKRGAKNIKLMCMIAAPEGVEIVKEEHPDVDIYLAALDEKLNEKGYIVPGLGDAGDRLFGTK; from the coding sequence ATGGGAAAAGTCTATGTATTTGATCATCCACTAATTCAACACAAGTTAACATACATAAGAGATAAAAATACGGGGACGAAAGAATTCCGTGAACTTGTTGATGAAGTTGCTGGGCTAATGGCATTTGAAATTACTCGTGATTTACCATTAGAAGAGGTAGAGGTTGAAACGCCAGTTACTCATGCGAAATCAAAAGTATTGGCAGGTAAAAAACTAGGATTAGTACCAATCCTTCGTGCTGGACTTGGTATGGTTGATGGTATTTTAAAGTTAATTCCTGCTGCCAAAGTAGGGCATGTTGGTCTTTATCGTGACCCAGAGACTTTGAAGCCAGTTGAGTATTATGTGAAATTACCATCGGATATTGAAGAGCGTGAATTAATCGTATTAGATCCGATGCTAGCAACAGGTGGTTCTGCTTCAGAAGCGATTACTTCATTGAAGAAGCGCGGAGCGAAGAACATTAAACTAATGTGTATGATTGCTGCTCCAGAAGGTGTAGAAATCGTAAAAGAAGAACACCCAGATGTTGATATTTATCTTGCGGCTCTTGATGAAAAACTAAATGAAAAAGGTTATATTGTTCCTGGTCTTGGAGACGCTGGAGATCGTTTGTTTGGAACAAAATAA
- the wecB gene encoding non-hydrolyzing UDP-N-acetylglucosamine 2-epimerase — protein MTARIKVMTIFGTRPEAIKMAPLVLELEKRTEQFESIVTVTAQHREMLDQVLEIFNVTPDYDLNIMKARQTLTDVTTRALQGLDDVMKKVQPDIVLVHGDTTTTFVAGLAAFYNKIAVGHVEAGLRTWDKYSPYPEEMNRQLTGVLADLHFAPTDKAEVNLLNEGKKNETIFVTGNTAIDALKTTVKEQYEHEVLKKIGNDKLILLTAHRRENLGQPMRNMFKAIKRIVAEHDDVQVVYPVHLNPTVREVADEVLGDDPRIHLIDPLDVIDFHNFANRSYFIMTDSGGVQEEAPSLGVPVLVLRDTTERPEGIEAGTLKLAGTDEEEVYRLAKELLVDKQAYDKMSKASNPYGDSHASSRIADAIRFHFGHSSERPIPFK, from the coding sequence GTGACAGCTCGAATTAAGGTCATGACGATATTTGGAACAAGACCTGAAGCGATTAAAATGGCACCACTCGTACTTGAATTAGAGAAACGCACTGAGCAGTTCGAGTCAATTGTAACAGTCACAGCCCAACATCGAGAAATGCTCGATCAAGTACTTGAAATATTTAATGTAACGCCAGATTATGATTTGAATATTATGAAGGCGAGACAAACATTAACAGATGTTACAACGAGAGCACTTCAAGGCCTTGATGATGTAATGAAGAAAGTTCAACCAGATATCGTGCTTGTTCATGGTGATACGACAACAACGTTTGTTGCAGGTCTTGCCGCTTTTTATAATAAGATTGCAGTAGGGCACGTAGAAGCAGGTTTACGAACTTGGGATAAATATTCCCCGTATCCTGAAGAAATGAATCGTCAATTAACAGGTGTGTTAGCAGATTTACACTTTGCTCCAACAGATAAGGCAGAAGTAAACCTTCTTAATGAAGGGAAGAAAAACGAAACAATCTTTGTAACAGGTAATACTGCTATCGATGCATTGAAGACGACTGTTAAAGAGCAGTATGAGCATGAAGTACTGAAAAAAATCGGAAATGATAAACTGATTTTATTAACAGCGCACCGTCGTGAAAACTTAGGACAGCCGATGCGAAATATGTTCAAAGCAATTAAGCGAATTGTAGCTGAACATGACGATGTGCAAGTCGTTTATCCTGTTCATCTTAATCCAACTGTGCGTGAGGTAGCAGATGAGGTTCTTGGAGATGATCCGAGAATTCATTTAATTGATCCTCTTGATGTTATCGACTTCCATAACTTTGCGAATCGATCTTATTTTATTATGACTGATTCAGGTGGTGTGCAAGAAGAGGCACCATCATTAGGTGTGCCAGTTTTAGTATTACGTGATACTACTGAACGCCCTGAAGGAATTGAAGCAGGTACATTGAAGCTTGCTGGTACCGATGAAGAGGAAGTTTATCGACTTGCGAAGGAATTACTTGTAGACAAACAAGCATATGATAAGATGTCTAAAGCATCGAATCCATATGGAGATAGTCATGCATCAAGTAGAATTGCTGATGCGATTCGTTTCCATTTTGGGCATTCGAGTGAACGCCCAATTCCGTTTAAGTAA